One Aggregicoccus sp. 17bor-14 DNA window includes the following coding sequences:
- a CDS encoding tetratricopeptide repeat protein — translation MRHASALALLLLLCACSRSSDNAAPDAGRADAQCPGGFVQGCLQAAYKAERTGDTKGAAAMYRRACDDGEASACNRLGAMTWGGLGVAADPAGAYALYARACELGDGAGCFSAAICHRTGTCATKDEAQMKRLMQRGCELKDARACAEAKR, via the coding sequence ATGCGCCACGCCTCCGCCCTCGCCCTCCTCCTGCTGCTCTGTGCCTGCTCCCGTTCCTCGGACAACGCGGCCCCGGATGCAGGCCGCGCGGACGCGCAGTGCCCGGGCGGCTTCGTGCAGGGCTGCCTGCAGGCGGCCTACAAGGCCGAGCGCACGGGCGACACGAAGGGCGCCGCGGCCATGTACCGCCGCGCCTGCGACGACGGCGAGGCGAGCGCCTGCAACCGGCTGGGCGCGATGACCTGGGGCGGCCTGGGCGTGGCGGCGGACCCCGCGGGCGCGTACGCGCTCTACGCGCGCGCCTGCGAGCTCGGGGACGGCGCGGGCTGCTTCAGCGCCGCCATCTGCCACCGCACCGGCACCTGCGCGACGAAGGACGAGGCGCAAATGAAGCGCCTGATGCAACGCGGTTGCGAGTTGAAGGACGCGCGCGCCTGCGCCGAGGCGAAGCGCTAG
- a CDS encoding alpha/beta hydrolase has protein sequence MSALSVLAAALLLAAPAPRSQRDVAYGSAPAQRLDLQLPEGPQPAPLFLFVHGGAWTQGDKVFHTPHPDFFLQRGWAWASANYRLAPAVRHPEQVQDLARAVGWLYRNASARGLDPQRFVLCGFSAGAHLVALLVADPRYLAAEGVPLSAVRGVVLLDGAGYDVPRHAALSPRLRQVFHVAFGEPGPAWEDASPVTHLRQKRAVPPFLVFYTGEGPRAGQQARLLTRALEHAGGHAELYPAPGKDHVQLSVDLGKSAQDGPTARTLAFLERVRREAK, from the coding sequence ATGTCCGCGCTCTCCGTGCTCGCCGCCGCGCTCCTGCTCGCTGCTCCTGCGCCCCGCAGCCAGCGCGACGTGGCCTATGGCAGTGCGCCCGCGCAGCGGCTCGACCTGCAGTTGCCCGAGGGCCCGCAGCCCGCGCCCCTCTTCCTCTTCGTGCATGGCGGCGCCTGGACGCAGGGCGACAAGGTGTTCCACACGCCACACCCGGACTTCTTCCTCCAGCGCGGCTGGGCGTGGGCGAGTGCGAACTACCGGCTCGCGCCCGCGGTGCGTCACCCCGAGCAGGTGCAGGACCTCGCGCGCGCCGTGGGCTGGCTCTATCGCAACGCGAGCGCGCGCGGGCTGGACCCCCAGCGCTTCGTGCTCTGCGGCTTCTCCGCGGGCGCGCACCTCGTCGCGCTGCTCGTGGCAGACCCACGCTACCTCGCGGCGGAAGGCGTGCCCCTGAGCGCGGTGCGCGGCGTGGTGCTGCTGGATGGCGCGGGCTACGACGTGCCCCGCCACGCGGCGCTCAGTCCGCGGCTGCGCCAGGTGTTCCACGTCGCCTTCGGCGAGCCGGGCCCCGCGTGGGAGGATGCCTCCCCCGTCACGCACCTGCGCCAGAAGCGCGCCGTGCCGCCCTTCCTGGTCTTCTACACCGGCGAGGGCCCCCGCGCGGGCCAGCAGGCGCGCCTGCTCACGCGCGCGCTCGAGCACGCGGGCGGCCACGCGGAGCTGTACCCCGCGCCCGGCAAGGACCACGTGCAGCTCAGCGTGGACCTGGGCAAGAGCGCCCAGGACGGCCCCACGGCGCGCACGCTCGCGTTCCTCGAGCGCGTGCGCCGCGAAGCGAAGTAG
- a CDS encoding suppressor of fused domain protein gives MKAPEEHDAFWQWYEDVWADRDEVEYPKLFGEISEGVFTLDQTDALQAWLESDLAQVGELDPNWGGYGVRVAPPTPEHPSWSYVTSGLSNPFTLAPGMEFADDAPSGIGYEMVIHTPEEAQWPVLRLLDMMAYNLVCLRAFALGHRYPVEGTLDGAAETKLNGVVFVRDPSRPAHFDLPSGRVQLLTLVGATKNEMAFARSNGVDKLMAKLHEAGSGVVTDCTRAEVKL, from the coding sequence GTGAAAGCGCCCGAGGAGCACGACGCGTTCTGGCAGTGGTACGAGGATGTCTGGGCCGACCGCGACGAGGTCGAGTACCCCAAGTTGTTCGGAGAGATCAGCGAGGGGGTCTTCACCCTCGACCAGACGGACGCCCTGCAGGCCTGGCTGGAGTCTGACCTCGCGCAGGTGGGCGAGCTGGACCCGAACTGGGGCGGCTACGGCGTGCGCGTGGCCCCGCCCACGCCCGAGCACCCGTCCTGGAGCTACGTGACGAGCGGCCTGTCCAACCCCTTCACGCTCGCGCCGGGCATGGAGTTCGCGGACGACGCTCCGAGCGGCATCGGCTACGAGATGGTCATCCACACGCCCGAGGAGGCGCAGTGGCCGGTGCTGCGGCTGCTGGACATGATGGCCTACAACCTCGTGTGCCTGCGCGCCTTCGCGCTCGGCCACCGCTACCCGGTGGAGGGCACGCTGGACGGCGCGGCGGAGACGAAGCTGAACGGCGTGGTCTTCGTGCGCGACCCCTCGCGCCCCGCGCACTTCGACCTGCCCAGCGGCCGCGTGCAGCTGCTCACCCTGGTGGGCGCGACGAAGAACGAGATGGCCTTCGCGCGCTCCAACGGCGTGGACAAGCTGATGGCCAAGCTGCACGAGGCGGGCAGCGGCGTGGTCACCGACTGCACGCGCGCGGAAGTGAAGCTGTAG
- a CDS encoding glycosyltransferase family 39 protein, producing the protein MTSRSEAAPAAPEAPGLGPAVWGVALAALALHLATNGRYGFFRDELYFIACGQRLAWGYVDQPPLIALVSRLSSALAGDSVGLFRLPAALAHTGLVLLTARLARALGGARPAALLAGVAVAVAPVLVVGGHLLTMNSFEPLLWTGAALLLVRLLQAETPRTGTWAALGLVVGVGLLNKYSMAFWTVALVAGLLATPSRRVLATRVFLLALGLALLCVLPNLYWQASRGFPMLELLRAGQAGKNAPFSVGNFLGQQLLLIGPLAAPLWLAGLAALLAWRPLRPYRALGVGFVAVLLVMVVLKAKTYYLAPAFPLLLAAGGVWAEARLPRLARGAVVALVGLTGLAVAPLGIPVLPVDTFVRYQAALGVQPPRDENHQFNALPQHFADQFGWPELVDAVAGAVGKLSPEERSRAGIFVQNYGEAGALEWLGRNRGLPPVLSGHNTYFLWGRRGVTGEVVLVVGEGDVEQLRTLCREVTLVGRVPRVENAMPYEQALTIHLCRGLHPPLAELWPKVKNYN; encoded by the coding sequence ATGACCTCCCGCTCCGAAGCTGCTCCCGCCGCTCCCGAGGCGCCTGGTCTCGGTCCCGCCGTGTGGGGCGTGGCGCTCGCCGCGCTCGCGCTGCACCTGGCGACCAACGGCCGCTATGGCTTCTTCCGCGACGAGCTGTACTTCATCGCCTGCGGGCAGCGGCTCGCGTGGGGCTACGTGGATCAGCCGCCGCTCATCGCGCTCGTCTCGCGGCTCTCGAGCGCGCTCGCGGGCGACAGCGTGGGGCTGTTCCGCCTACCCGCGGCCCTCGCGCACACGGGCCTGGTGCTGCTCACCGCGCGGCTCGCGCGGGCGCTCGGCGGCGCGAGGCCCGCGGCGCTGCTCGCGGGCGTGGCGGTGGCCGTGGCGCCGGTGCTCGTGGTGGGCGGACACCTGCTCACGATGAACAGCTTCGAGCCGCTGCTGTGGACGGGCGCGGCGCTCTTGCTCGTGCGGCTGCTGCAGGCGGAGACGCCGCGCACCGGCACCTGGGCCGCGCTGGGGCTGGTGGTGGGCGTGGGGCTGCTGAACAAGTACTCGATGGCCTTCTGGACGGTGGCGCTGGTGGCGGGGCTGCTCGCCACGCCCTCGCGCCGGGTGCTCGCCACGCGCGTCTTCCTCCTCGCGCTGGGGCTCGCGCTGCTCTGCGTGCTGCCGAACCTCTACTGGCAGGCGTCGCGTGGCTTTCCCATGCTCGAGCTGCTGCGGGCGGGGCAGGCGGGAAAGAACGCGCCCTTCAGCGTGGGCAACTTCCTCGGGCAGCAGCTGCTGCTCATCGGGCCGCTCGCAGCGCCGCTGTGGCTTGCGGGGCTCGCGGCGCTGCTCGCGTGGCGGCCGCTGCGGCCCTACCGCGCGCTGGGGGTGGGCTTCGTCGCCGTGCTGCTCGTGATGGTGGTGCTCAAGGCGAAGACCTACTACCTCGCGCCGGCGTTCCCGCTGCTGCTCGCGGCCGGAGGGGTGTGGGCGGAGGCGCGCCTGCCGCGGCTCGCGCGCGGGGCGGTGGTGGCGCTGGTGGGGCTCACCGGGCTCGCGGTCGCGCCGCTGGGAATTCCGGTGCTGCCGGTGGACACCTTCGTGCGCTACCAGGCGGCGCTCGGCGTGCAGCCCCCGCGCGACGAGAACCACCAGTTCAATGCGCTGCCACAGCACTTCGCGGACCAGTTCGGCTGGCCGGAGCTGGTGGACGCGGTGGCGGGCGCGGTGGGCAAGCTCTCGCCGGAGGAGCGCTCCCGCGCAGGCATCTTCGTGCAGAACTACGGCGAGGCCGGCGCGCTCGAGTGGCTCGGGCGCAACCGCGGCCTGCCGCCGGTGCTCAGCGGCCACAACACGTACTTCCTGTGGGGACGGCGCGGGGTCACCGGCGAGGTAGTGCTCGTGGTGGGCGAGGGCGACGTGGAGCAGCTGCGCACGTTGTGCCGCGAGGTGACGCTGGTGGGGCGCGTGCCGCGCGTGGAGAACGCGATGCCCTACGAGCAGGCCCTCACGATTCACCTCTGCCGCGGCCTGCACCCCCCACTCGCGGAGCTGTGGCCGAAGGTGAAGAACTACAACTGA
- a CDS encoding GNAT family N-acetyltransferase, with product MTKQGLPSLAAAAPETPRLRLLAGIREVPAATWDALVGADAPPFLRHAWLLALEESGSASSETGWEPMHHTLWRGEQLVAAAPAYRKFHSMGEYIYDFGWAGAASRLGIEYYPKLLVGVPLSPATAPRLLVAAGEDVPALQDALAQALRASAEEEGLSGLHVIFPPEAEAARLEAHGLARRLTLQYHWRNPGYATYADYLSRFDSKRRAQLKRERAAAGFQGITIRTVKGEELTAAHARLAYDFYESTNEKHSWGQIQLNRDFFLRVFRTMRDAVELVVAEREGRVIAGAFNVASRTRLYGRYWGALEEHPFLHFNVCLYHSVDECIQQGREAFEPGAGGEHKISRGFLPTGIHSAHLIHDRRLDNAVRASLIHEREHLQRAVDEAEEIAGMKPWPLAPAGNAKK from the coding sequence ATGACGAAGCAGGGCCTCCCCTCCCTCGCCGCCGCCGCCCCCGAGACGCCCCGCCTGCGCCTGCTCGCGGGAATCCGCGAGGTCCCCGCCGCGACGTGGGACGCACTCGTCGGCGCGGACGCCCCGCCCTTCCTGCGCCACGCGTGGCTGCTCGCGCTCGAGGAGAGCGGCAGCGCGAGCAGTGAGACGGGCTGGGAGCCCATGCACCACACGCTGTGGCGCGGCGAGCAGCTGGTGGCCGCGGCGCCCGCGTACCGGAAGTTCCACAGCATGGGCGAGTACATCTACGACTTCGGCTGGGCGGGGGCGGCCTCGCGGCTGGGCATCGAGTACTACCCGAAGCTCCTGGTGGGCGTGCCCCTGAGCCCCGCCACTGCGCCGAGGCTCCTGGTCGCCGCGGGCGAGGACGTGCCCGCGCTGCAGGACGCGCTCGCACAGGCGCTGCGCGCGAGCGCGGAGGAGGAGGGGCTCAGCGGCCTGCACGTCATCTTCCCGCCCGAGGCCGAGGCCGCGAGGCTGGAGGCGCACGGGCTCGCGCGGCGGCTCACGCTGCAGTACCACTGGCGCAACCCGGGCTACGCGACGTACGCGGACTACCTCTCACGCTTCGACAGCAAGCGGCGCGCGCAGCTCAAGCGCGAGCGCGCGGCGGCGGGCTTCCAGGGCATCACCATCCGCACGGTGAAGGGCGAGGAGCTGACGGCGGCGCACGCGCGGCTCGCGTACGACTTCTACGAGAGCACCAACGAGAAGCACTCCTGGGGGCAGATCCAGCTCAACCGCGACTTCTTCCTGCGCGTGTTCCGCACGATGCGCGACGCGGTGGAGCTGGTGGTGGCCGAGCGCGAGGGGCGCGTCATCGCAGGCGCCTTCAACGTGGCGAGCCGCACGCGGCTGTACGGGCGGTACTGGGGCGCGCTCGAGGAGCACCCCTTCCTGCACTTCAACGTGTGCCTCTACCACTCGGTGGACGAGTGCATCCAACAGGGGCGCGAGGCCTTCGAGCCGGGCGCAGGCGGCGAGCACAAGATCTCCCGCGGCTTCCTGCCCACGGGCATCCACAGCGCGCACCTGATTCACGACCGCAGGCTGGACAACGCGGTGCGCGCGTCGCTCATCCACGAGCGCGAGCACCTGCAGCGCGCCGTGGACGAGGCGGAGGAGATCGCCGGCATGAAGCCGTGGCCTCTCGCTCCCGCAGGCAACGCGAAGAAGTGA
- a CDS encoding sugar porter family MFS transporter, with protein MARVLEVGPPAGATGRIVLIAAAAAVGGFLFGYDTAVINGAVAALASSFAAGSTGTGLAVSSALLGSAVGAAFAGRLADRSGRLGAMRVAAVLFTLSGVGSALAFSLWDFSLWRLVGGVAVGVASVVAPAYIAEVAPAHLRGRLGSLQQLAIVVGIFLALLADYGLARAAGSAQGTLWLGLPAWRWMFLSEVPPALLYGLGAWLIPESPRYLVARGRGVEALLTLRLIEGAAAESRVEQIRLTLQLEHAPRLSDLRGPALGLLPVVWVGVVLSAFQQLVGINVIFYYSSVLWQAVGFSEQDALAITALTGVTNIVTTLIAIACVDRFGRRPLLLLGSAGMVLALGTLAWTFGSAPVDAAGNPALAGGQGTLALVAANLYVFCFGFSWGPVVWVLLGEMFPNRLRALALSLAASVQWVANFLVSATFPALKEAGLGLAYGLYTGAALLSLLFVLRFVRETKGKHLEEM; from the coding sequence ATGGCGCGCGTGCTCGAGGTGGGGCCTCCCGCGGGGGCCACCGGGCGCATCGTGCTCATCGCGGCGGCGGCCGCCGTGGGCGGCTTCCTCTTCGGCTACGACACCGCCGTCATCAACGGCGCGGTCGCCGCGCTCGCGAGCAGCTTCGCCGCGGGCAGCACCGGCACCGGGCTCGCGGTGAGCTCGGCGCTCCTGGGCTCGGCGGTGGGCGCGGCCTTCGCAGGGAGGCTCGCGGACCGCTCGGGCCGCCTGGGCGCGATGCGCGTGGCCGCGGTGCTCTTCACGCTGAGCGGCGTGGGCTCGGCGCTCGCCTTCTCGCTGTGGGACTTCAGCCTCTGGCGGCTCGTGGGCGGCGTCGCGGTGGGCGTCGCGAGCGTGGTGGCGCCCGCGTACATCGCCGAGGTCGCGCCCGCGCACCTGCGCGGCCGGCTCGGCAGCCTGCAGCAGCTGGCCATCGTGGTCGGCATCTTCCTCGCGCTGCTCGCCGACTATGGCCTCGCGCGCGCGGCGGGCAGCGCGCAGGGGACGCTGTGGCTGGGGCTGCCCGCCTGGCGCTGGATGTTCCTCTCCGAGGTCCCGCCGGCGCTGCTCTACGGCCTGGGCGCCTGGCTCATCCCGGAGAGCCCGCGCTACCTCGTGGCCAGGGGGCGCGGCGTGGAGGCGCTGCTCACGCTGCGGCTCATCGAGGGCGCGGCGGCCGAGTCCCGCGTGGAGCAGATCCGCCTCACCCTGCAGCTGGAGCACGCTCCGCGCCTCTCCGACCTGCGCGGCCCCGCGCTGGGCCTGCTGCCGGTGGTCTGGGTGGGCGTGGTGCTCAGCGCCTTCCAGCAGCTCGTGGGCATCAACGTCATCTTCTACTACTCGAGCGTGCTGTGGCAGGCGGTGGGCTTCAGCGAGCAGGACGCGCTCGCCATCACCGCGCTCACGGGCGTCACCAACATCGTCACCACGCTCATCGCCATCGCGTGCGTGGACCGCTTCGGGCGCCGGCCGCTGCTCCTGCTGGGCAGCGCCGGGATGGTGCTCGCGTTGGGGACGCTCGCGTGGACCTTCGGCAGCGCGCCGGTGGACGCCGCGGGCAACCCCGCGCTCGCAGGCGGGCAGGGCACGCTCGCGCTCGTCGCGGCGAACCTCTACGTCTTCTGCTTCGGCTTCTCGTGGGGGCCGGTGGTCTGGGTGCTGCTGGGCGAGATGTTCCCCAACCGCCTCCGCGCGCTCGCGCTCTCGCTCGCCGCGAGCGTGCAGTGGGTGGCCAACTTCCTCGTCTCCGCCACCTTCCCCGCGCTGAAAGAGGCAGGGCTGGGCCTCGCCTACGGGCTGTACACGGGCGCGGCCCTGCTCTCGCTGCTCTTCGTGCTGCGCTTCGTCCGCGAGACGAAGGGGAAGCACCTGGAGGAAATGTAA